CGTTGACGAACGTCACCTGCTCGTCGACCACGGCGGAGAACAGCCCCCGCAGCGCCGACAACCGCAGGATCTCAACATCTTCCGACGCCAGCTCGCCACGTGCCTGCACGGTCAGCGACACCGGAGCCGCATCCGACAGGGCACCGGCCAGCAGACCGAGCTTGCGCACCAGGTCCAGCCAGGGCGCCACCTCTTCGCCGACGGCTCCGCCGCCCACGTTGACGGCGTCCGGCACGAACTCACCCGCCAGGGCGAGCTTCACGCTGGCGGCCACGTCAGTTCCGGCCCGGTCCTGCGCCTCGGCGGTCGAGGCACCCAGGTGCGGGGTCACGACGACCTGGGGCAGCTCGAACAGCGGACTGTCGGTGCACGGTTCGGTCGAGAAGACGTCCAGACCGGCGGCACGCACGTGGCCGCTGGTGATCGCGTCGGCCAGGGCCTGCTCATCGATCAGGCCACCGCGGGCGGCGTTGACGATGATGACGCCCGGCTTGGTCTTGGCCAGGTTCTCCTTGCCGAGCAGACCGGCGGTCTCTTTGGTCTTGGGCAGGTGCACCGAGATGAAGTCGGCGCGGCCGAGCAGCTCGTCCAGCGGCAGCAACTCGATACCGAGCTGGGCGGCGCGGGCCTGCGAGACGTAGGGGTCGTAGGCCACGATGTGCGCGCCGAAGGCGGCCAGACGCTGGGCGACCAGCTGTCCGATGCGGCCAAGGCCGACGACGCCGACGGTCTTGTCGAAGATCTCGACGCCGGAGAACGACGACCGCTTCCAGGTGTGCTCGCGCAGGGTCGCGTCGGCCGCGGGGATCTGCCGGGCGGTGGCCAGCAGCAGGGCCAGGGCGTGCTCGGCAGCGCTGTGGATGTTGGAGGTCGGCGCGTTGACCACGAGCACTCCGCGGGCGGTCGCGGCGTCGACGTCGACATTGTCCAGGCCGACGCCCGCGCGGGCGACGATCTTGAGTTTGGGGGCCGCGGCGATGACCTCGGCGTCCACCGTGGTGGCGGAACGCACCAGGAGCGCATCGGCTTCGGGCACGGCAGCGAGCAGCTTCTCGCGGTCCGGACCGTCGACCCACCTGACCTCTACCTGGTCACCGAGGGCGGCGACGGTCGATTCCGCGAGCTTGTCGGCAATCAAAACAACGGGAAGACTCACGCGGACAGCCTAGTGTGTGGGCCCTACCACAGCCGAACCGCGTGCGGTGTACTGGTGGCGTGGACGTCACAATCGTCGGCAGCGGCCCCAACGGTCTGTCCGCCGCCGTCATCTGCGCCCGAGCCGGATTGTCGGTACGTGTCATCGAAGCACAGCCCACCCCTGGTGGCGGCGCGCGCACCCTGCCCGACCCGGAGTTCCCCGGCGTCGGCCACGACATCTGTTCGGCGGTCCACCCGCTGGCGCTGGCGTCGCCGTTCTTCGCGGCCTACGACCTGCAGGCGCGTGGCGTCGAGCTGGCCGTCCCCGACATCTCCTATGCCAGCCCACTGATCGACCGGCCCGCCGCGGTGGGCTACCGCGACATCGAGCGCACCTGCGCCGAATTGGAATCCGGCGATTCCTGGCGACGGCTGCTCGGCCCGCTGGCCGCCGACTGCGACGGCGTGGTCGGACTCATCCTCGGCGACAAGCGGTCGGTACCGCCCTCGCTGGGCGCAGCCGTCCGCGTCGCACCCCGGCTCCTGGCCCAGGGCACCCCGCTGTGGCGGACACTGGCGGGTGAGGACGCCCGGGCACTGTTCAGCGGCGTTGCCGCCCATACGATTTCGACGATGCCGTCCTTGGTTTCCGGAGGCGCCGGGTTGATGCTGGCGACACTGGGCCATGCCGTGGGCTGGCCGATCCCGATCGGCGGGTCCCAGGCCATCCCCGACGCTCTGCTCGCCGATCTCACCGCGCACGGCGGTGAACTGGTGCTCGGGCACGAGGTCACCGAACCACCGTCGGGCGTGGTCATCTACGACACCGCACCCACGGCCCTGCTGGCCATCTACGGCAAGGCCCTGCCGCCGCGGTATGCCCGGGCGTTGAGTCGCTACACGTACGGGCCGGGCGTGGCGAAGGTCGATTTCGTGTTGAGCGGCGAGATCCCCTGGCGTGACCCACGTCTGGCCCAGGCGCCGACTCTGCATCTCGGTGGTAGCCGCGCGCAGATGGCACTGGCCGAGTCCGAGATCGCCGCGGGGCGCCACGCCGAATGGCCGATGGTGCTGGCCGCACTCCCCCACATCGCCGACCCGACCCGTATCGACGACGCCGGTCGCCGCCCGTTGTGGACCTACGTCCACGTGCCCAACAACTCCACGCTCGACCTGGCCGAGAGCGTCACGGCGATCATCGAACGATTCGCGCCGGGCTTCCGCGATCTGGTGGTCGGAGTGCGCAGCGTGCCCGCGTCGCGGATGGACGAGCACAACGCCAATCTGGTCGGCGGCGACATCGGCGTTGGCGGCAACAACATGGCGAGTGCGCTGCTGGGCCCCACACCGCGGTTCGACCCCTGGACCACACCGATCCCCAAGGCCTACCTGTGCTCGTCGGCCACTCCACCTGGCGGCGGCGTGCACGGGATGGCCGGCTTCTACGCGGCCCGCACCGTGCTGAAACGCGAGTTCGGCATCACGGATCTGCCTAAGCTGGCGCCATGACCCAGCCCAAGGTAGCCGTCATCTATTACTCCGCGACCGGACACGGCACGCACATGGCCCAGCGCGTCACCGCCACCGCGGAGGCCGCCGGCGCCGAGGTGCGGTTGCGGCCCGTCGCCGAGACCGCCGATCCGGCGTCCTTCGCCCACAATCCGGCGTGGACCGCGAATTACGAAGCCACCAAAGATCTTCCGAGCGCGACCGGTGACGACATCGTCTGGGCCGACGCGGTGATCTTCGGCTCCCCCACCCGGTTCGGTTCTGTCGCATCACAATTGCGCGCATTTCTCGATTCGCTCGGTGGCCTGTGGTCGCAGGGCAAGCTCGCCGACAAGGTCTACGCCGGGTTCACCTCGACCAACACCGCTCATGGCGGTCAGGAGACCACGCTGCTGACGCTCTACGTGACGCTGATGCACTGGGGCGGGATCATCGTGCCGCCCGGCTACACGGAGCCGCTCAAGTTCGCCGACGGCAACCCGTACGGCGCGAGCCTGCTGGCCAACCACGACAACATCAACGAGTTCGACGACACCACCTACGACGCGCTGGATCATCTGGCCCGGCGGGTGGTGAGTGTGGCTGCGCGGCTGGGCTGACAAGGCCAACGCGATCGCCTGATTCGCGCATTGGGGCCAGGCCGAGATGTTCTGCGCTCTACAGTCGAGTTGGTCAGCCTTGAATTCAACTCGAGGGGGTGCCGAGGTGTCGACTCGATTTTGGCGGCAAGTGGCGGCCGCCTGCGGAACGGCCATCGTGCTGGTGGCGGTGGTGTCATGCGGCTCGGGGAAACCCATGCAGAAGATCGAAGAAGACGTCACCATCCCGCAGATGACGATCGGCGAGACGATCACGGGTCAGCCGGAGGCGCCGGCCGGCGATACGGAGACCCCGACGGTGCCGCCGACCAGTCCCGAGACGCCGAAGGCCACCCCGCCGATCACGACGCCGCCGCAGGTCGCCGTTCCGCACTGACAACGGCCGGTGATTTGGTGCGAACGCACCACTGGGCCGGCCCTTAGATTTGAGCGGTGAACTCTGGCATCGCACGCTTGGTGGGTTCTCTGCCGCATACCGATCCGGTCATGAAGATCATCGCGGTGGGCGACCTGGAGCTCTATCACGTGAGCCCGCCGTTGCACGGCTACAACGTCGTCGCCGCCGCCCAGACGACGTGGGCCATGCGGGCACAGTGCATCTACCCCGATGGCCACATCGAGCCGCCGGAGCCCGACGATCCGGTATCGACCGAGCTCTACGGTGTCGTCGGTGAAGGTCTGCAGATCGACGACACCGAGAAACTCCCGGGCAGCGCCGACGGCCGCAATGTCGCCCGCACGCTGGCGGCGATCGGCTACACGATCATCTAGTACGCGAAAGGCCAGTTACTGCACGCGTTTTCGAACTTTGCGTGCAATAACTGGCCAGTCAGCGTGAAAATCAGGCCGTTTCGGTGATCGGCCGGTCGACCCAGCTCATCAGGTCGCGCAGCTTCTTGCCGGTGACCTCGATCGGGTGCTCGGCGTTGGCCTTGCGCAGCGCCTCGAGCTCCTTGTTGCCACCCTCGACGTTGGCGACCAGACGCTTGACGAAGGTGCCGTCCTGGATGTCGGTCAGGATGTCCTTCATGCGCTTCTTGGTGTCGGCGTCGATGACCCGCGGGCCGGACAGGTAGCCGCCGAACTCCGCGGTGTCGGACACCGAGTAGTTCATGCGGGCGATGCCGCCCTCGTACATCAGGTCGACGATGAGCTTGAGCTCGTGCAGCACCTCGAAGTAGGCCATCTCCGGGGCGTAGCCCGCCTCGACCATGACCTCGAAGCCGGCCTTGACCAGCTCTTCGGTGCCACCGCAGAGCACGGCCTGCTCACCGAACAGGTCGGTCTCGGTCTCTTCCTTGAAGGTGGTCTTGATGACGCCGGCGCGGGCACCGCCGATGGCGGCGGCGTAGGACAGCGCCAGGGCCTGGCCCTCACCCTTGGGATCCTGGTCGACGGCGATCAGGCAGGGCACACCCTTGCCGTCGACGAACTGGCGACGCACCAGGTGGCCGGGGCCCTTGGGGGCGACCATGCCGACGGTGACGTTGGCCGGGGCCTTGATCAGGCCGAAGTGGATGTTGAGGCCGTGGCCGAAGAACAGCGCGTTGCCGTCCTCGAGGTTGGGCTCGATGTCGTTCTTGAAGATCTCGGCCTGCGCGGTGTCGGGCGCGAGCACCATGATCACGTCGGCCCACTTGGCCACCTCGGCCGGGGTGTCGACCTCAAGGCCCTGCTCCTCGACCTTGACGCGGGACTTCGAACCCTCTTTCAGACCGACCTTGACCTGCACGCCCGAGTCACGCAGCGACAGCGAATGCGCGTGTCCCTGGCTGCCGTAGCCGATGACGGCGACCTTGCGACCCTGGATGATCGACAGGTCCGCGTCGGCGTCGTAAAACATCTCAACTGCCATGCGAAATTTTCCTTCTCTTTCTAGCTCTACAGCCGACTAACGCTACTTGACGTGCTTACTTCACTGCGCTGATACCACGGGGTCCGCGCGAGACCGACACCATGCCGGACTGTGCGATCTCGCGGATACCGTACGGCTCCAGGACCCGCAGCAGGGCCTCCAGCTTCTCCGGGGTACCGGTCGCCTCGACCGTCAGGGACTCGGTCGAAACATCAACGACCTTGGCGCGGAACAGGTTCACCGCTTCGATGACCTGGCCACGGTTGGTTGCGTCGGCGCGCACCTTGATCAGGGCGAGTTCGCGGGAAACCGAGTTGTCGTCCTCCTGCTCGACGATCTTGATCACGTTGATCAGCTTGTTGAGCTGCTTGGTGATCTGTTCCAGCGGCGATTCCTCGACGCTGACCACGATCGTCATCCGCGACATGTGCTTCTGCTCGGTCGCGCCCACCGCCAGGGACTGGATGTTGTAGCCGCGGCGAGAGAACAGCGAGGCCACCCGGGCGAGAACACCGGGTTTGTCCTCGACCAGCACCGAAAGGGTGTGGGTGGGGGTGGTGTTGCTCATCAGTACCCTCTCTTCTTCGCGCAAGCGCTCATCAGGCATGCCCCTCGGCGTCGTTTTCGTCGAACAGCGGCCGGATGTCCCGGGCTGCCATGATCTCGTCGTTGCTGGTACCGGCGGCGACCATCGGCCACACCTGCGCGTCGGCACCGACGATGAAGTCGATGACCACCGGGCGGTCGTTGATGGCCCGGGCCTGATTGATGACGTCCTCGACGTCCTCGGCCCGCTCGCAGCGCAATCCGACGCAGCCGAGCGCCTCGGCCAGCTTGACGAAGTCCGGGATCCGGCGCGAGTGCGTCGCCAGATCGGTCTGGCTGTAGCGCTGGTCGTAGAACAGGGTCTGCCACTGCCGCACCATGCCCAGGTTGCCGTTGTTGATCAACGCCACCTTGATCGGTGCGCCCTCGATGGCGCAGGTGGCCAGCTCCTGGTTGGTCATCTGGAAGCAGCCGTCGCCGTCGATGGCCCACACCTCGGCCTCGGGACGGGCGAACTTGGCGCCCATGGCCGCCGGGACGGCGAAGCCCATGGTGCCAAGACCGCCCGAATTCAGCCAGGTCTTCGGGTTCTCGTACTTGACGAACTGCGCGGCCCACATCTGGTGCTGGCCGACGCCTGCCACGTACACCGCCTCGGGTCCGGCGATCTGACCGAGCTTCTCGATGACGTACTCGGGGCTCAGGCTGCCGTCGCTCTGCGGGCCGTAGCTCAGCGGGTAGGTCGACTTGAGCCCGGACAGGTACTCCCACCAGCTGTCCAGTTTCAGTGCGGCACTGGTGGTCCCGTCGCGGCGCAACACCTCGATCAGATCGGTGATGACGGCCTTGACGTCACCCACGATCGGGACGTCGGCGTGCCGGTTCTTGCCGATCTCGGCGGGGTCGATGTCGGCGTGGATCACCTTCGCCTCGGGCGCGAACGACGACAGCTGGCCGGTGACGCGGTCGTCGAAGCGAGTACCCAGAGCGATCAGCAGATCGCTCTTCTGCAGGGCCCCCACGGCGGCCACGGTCCCGTGCATGCCCGGCATCCCCAGGTGCTGCGGGTGGCTGTCGGGGAACGCACCGCGCGCCATCAAGGTGGTGACGACCGGGATACCGGTCAGCTCGGCCAGCTCGAGCAACTCGGCGCTGGCCTCACCGCGGATGACACCACCGCCGACGTAGAGCACCGGCTTGTGCGCCGCGGCGATCAGCTTGGCGGCCTCGCGCACCTGACGGCTGTGCGGCTTGGTGTTCGGCTTGTAACCGGGCAGGTCCATCTGCGGCGGCCAGGAGAAGGTGCACTGGCCCTGCAGGATGTCCTTGGGAACGTCGACGAGGACCGCGCCCGGGCGACCGGAGCGGGCGATGTGGAAGGCCTCGGCCATCACCTGGGCGATGTCATCGCCGTTGCGCACCAGGAAGTTGTGCTTGGTGATCGGCATGGTCATGCCGGTGATGTCGGCTTCCTGGAAGGCGTCGGTGCCGATCAGGCTGCGGCCCACCTGCCCGGTGATCGCCACCACGGGGATGGAGTCCATCTGGGCGTCGGCCAGCGGAGTGATCAGGTTGGTCGCGCCGGGGCCCGAGGTGGCCATCATCACGCCGACCTTGCCGGTGGCATGGGCGTAGCCGCTGGCGGCATGACCGGCGCCCTGCTCATGGCGAACCAGCACGTGACGCAGTTTCTGTGAGTCGAAAAGCGGATCGTAGACGGGCAGCACGGCGCCGCCGGGGATGCCGAAGACGACGTCGACACCGAGCTCCTCCAGCGACCGGACGACCGCCTGGGCGCCGGTGAGCTGCACCGGTGCAACCCGATTGGGCTGACCCGATTCTGATTTGGCCTTGGCTGCGCCGTTGGCAGGCGCGGTTCCCGACCGGGCTGGCGGTCGTGTTGTCGGTGCGCTCACGATGTCCTCTTCACGGTTGCGTCACATTCCTGTTGGCGGAAACTTCAATTTTTCAATGATTCCGGCGCGCTTGTGGGCAAATAAAAAACCCCCGTCAGCCGGCAGCTGTACGAGGGTGGCGCGTCGATGCGGTTGGCTATGCCCGGCAGAGGGCTAGCGCGGCATCAACGCGCCAACCAATTACTACGAGCAATCCGGGGGTCTGCATAGCACTCGACGGTAGCTGCCGTACAGGTTAAAGGTCAAATTGCTTCGCCTGCGGGCCACGACAGAGTGGATGGCCGGCGGGCCGGCGATTCAGGTGGTGCAAGGATGAAGCTGTGAGCGCACGATCGGCAACCGCCCCTGTCGTCATCCGGATTTCGCCCATGGCGCACCTGGCAGTCGGCTTTCTGACGCTCGGTCTGCTGACCCTGGTGCTGAGCAATCCCACCGTTTTCTCGGTGCTGCTGGTGATCCCGATTGCGTTGTCGGCGGCCATCATCCGGTACCGCACCACCGCCGATACCGACACCGTCACCGCGCGTTCTCTGACGCGCAGCCGCACGGTGCAGTGGGGCGATATCAAGGGACTGCGGTTCGACCGGTCCTCATGGGCGATTGCCGACCTGAACGACGGAACCGACCTGCGCCTGCCCGCAGTGACGTTCGCAACATTGCCGTTGCTGACCGAGGTGAGCGGCGGCCGCGTACCGAATCCGTACGCCTGATCAGTGGCCGTTCAGCACCGATTCAGCCGAGTGGGTTGCCGCCGTTGAGCAGCACCCAGATGGCGATGCCCCCGGCCACGCCGAGCAACAGGGCGACGAAGGATCCGACGAAGGGACGCCGGGCCCACCCGCGACCGGCATCGAATCCGTAGCGACCCGGTCCGGTGAGGATGATCGCGGCCGCGGCCACGACGACGATGAACCGATATTCGGTGCCATCGGTGATGACTTCCGAGAGCCGGGCCTGCTCGTGGGCCGCCATCGCGGTCGCGAGCACCCCGTTGATCAGGTAGGCCAGGGCGCCGGCCGCCGCGATCGGCGTGAACAGCCCCAGCACCAACAGCACGCCGGCGGCGATCTGGCCTCCGGTAGCCGCGTAGGTCAGGATGTCGGCGTTCTTGAAGCCCATCTCACCGAGTTGGGTGTTGAACCCGTCCAGGCCGGGGCCGCCCCACCATCCGAACGCCTTCTGCAGGCCGTGGATGATCATCAGCCCGCCAAGTGCCACGCGCAGGATCAACAGGCCGAGGTCCTGGGTGCCTCTTCGGCCGGCGGCCCTGATGCGGTCGTCGACGAACTCGTCGCGCTCGATCTCGGCCGGTTCGGCCGAGAAGGGGCCGATCGGAGCGGGGCCGCCCGGCTGCACGTACGGCAGCGGCTCAGGGTCTCCGACCAGGCTGAAGGCAGACTGGTCGCCCGATTTGGAGTCGTAGCGCGGAATCGCGGTGGTTTCGAAGTCCCCGCCGTACGTCGCCGACGGCAGATCGTCTTCGGGGTCGACCAGGCTGGCTCCGGCCGGCCTGGCGGAATCGTCCGAGTAACCCGGTCGTTGCCAGGCTTGAGGGTCCTGCGAGTGACTGGTCACAGCTGCCAGGGTAAGTGCAAGGTCGGTCCGATCCGGGTATTTACCCCGGCGCTTCTGCCTGGTATCGGGCTGCTATGGACCCGGCGCACGGTCCCGACGTGGCGCGCACTGCCGAGGCATCCGTAATCTGGCGGGCATGAAATCGCGCCGGCGGATGACGGGGGTGGCCGCCGTTCTGTGCGCCGCGATGCTGGTCGGTTCGGGCTGCGCCCGATTCGACGCGGCCCAGTCCGAGCCTTTCACCACTGAACCGAAGATGGAGCCGGGGCCGACCACGACGCCGCCGCCTCCGCCGCCGCTGCCTGCCAAGCCGTTTCCCAAGGAATGCAAGGCAACGGGCGTGATGCAGGGTTGCCTGGACAGCACCAGCGGTTTGATCATGCTTCCCGACAGCCAGTCCGCCCTGGTCGGCGAGCGGCTCACCGGCGCGGTCAAGCAGGTGTCGGTGAAAGCCGAGCCGAAGGTCAAGGTGATGATCCCGGTCGATCCGTCTGGCGACGGCGGCCTGATGGACATCGTGTTGTCCCCGACGTACAGCCAGGACCGGTTGATGTACGCCTACGTCAGCACACCGACCGACAACCGGGTGATTCGCATCGCCGACGGCGACGTGCCGAAGCCGATCCTCACCGGCATCCCCAAGGGCGCCAGCGGCAACATGGGGTCGCTGACTTTCACCAGCAAGACCACCCTGCTGGTGCAAACGGGTGATGCGGGCGATCCCGCACTGGCCGCCGATCCCGGATCACTGGCCGGCAAGGTGCTGCGCATCGAGCAGCCGACCACGGTCAACCAGGCCCCGATCACCACGGCGCTGAGCGGCCTCGGCGCCGCCGGGGCGATGTGCGTCGACGCGGCGGACGGTTCGCTCTACGTCACCGACCGGACTCCGAGCGCCGACCGTCTGCAGCGGATCACCAAGGATTCCAAGGTGTCCACGGTGTGGACCTGGCCGGACCGCCCAGGCGTCGCCGGGTGCGCCGCCCTGGAGGGCACGGTGTTGGTCAACCTCGTCGACCCCAAGAAGACCGTCGCGGTGCGGCTCGCCCCCGACACCGGCGCCGTCACCGGTGATCCGGAGGTGGTGCGGGAGAACGTGCGCGGACACGCGTGGGCGCTGCAGCTGTCCCCTGACGGCAACGTGTGGGGTGCGACCGTGAACCGGACCGCCGGCGACGCGGAGAGCTTCGACGACGTCGTGTTCCCACTCTTCCCGCAGGGCGGCGGCTTCCCGCGCAGCAACGCTGACAACACCTGAGCCACAACACATTTCAAGGCGGGTCGGCTCACGAATCGTGACCGGGGACGGCTGCACCGACGGCGAAAAATAAATGCAAGGGTCACAACGTGCCCTTAGAAATGGTTCGCCTATCACGTACCATTGTCCGGGTGCCTGACCGCCCCCGCCGCAGATACGCGCCGCGGCTACCGCGCGAGGAAAGGCGCGAGCAACTGCTGGACGCGGCGATGACCGTGCTCCACGACTGCCCCTTGCACGAGCTGAGGATGGAGGCGGTCGCCGAGGCCGGCGGAGTGGGCAAACCGGTGCTGTATACCGCGTTCCGAACCCGCGCCGAGCTGGTGACCGCCTTGCTCATCCGCGAGCATCAACAGGGGCTGAGTCAGGTACTGGCCGCGCTGCCCAAGAACCTGTCGGTCACGGGCCCGACGGATGCCTATACCGCGACCGTCACCGGTTTCCTGCGGTGCGTGCTGGAGAATCCGACCCGCTGGCGGCTGATCCTCACCGTGCCCGACAGTGCCCCGCGCGACTACCGCGCCGCCGTCCGCAACGCCCGGAATCAGATCCTCACGCAGGTAGAGCAAATGGCGAAAGCCGGCATTGCGGTGGATCCGCGGCTGGCTGCGCTGGATGCCGAGCTGCTCGGTCACACGTTGTTGTCGTTCGCCGAGATGCTCGGCCGGCTGGCCGTGCACGACCCGGACAACTACCCGCGTGAGCGGCTCGAACGGTATGCCGCCGCGGCGATGACGATGCTCGCCGGCCGGTGAGCTGACCGTCGGTTATCCGGCCTGGCCGCAGGCGGCCAGCACCAACTCGCGCACCCGCGCGGCGTCGGCCGAGCCCTTGGTGGCCTTCATCACGGCGCCGACGATGGCGCCTGCCGCAGCGACCTTGCCGCCGCGGATCTTCTCCACGACATCGGGGTTGGCAGCCAGTGCCTCGTCCACCGCGGCCTGGATCACCGAGTCGTCGCGCACGAGCGCCAAGCCACGGTCGGTCATCACCTGCTCGGGCTCGCCTTCGCCGGCCAACACACCTTCGATCACCTGGCGGGCCAGCTTGTTGGACAGCTTGCCCTCGTCGACGAGTTTGACCACGGCGGCCACCTGGGCCGGGGTGATGGGCAGCGCCTCGAGCTCGATTTCCGACTCGTTCGCCTTCTGCACCAGGAAGTTGCCCCACCAGGCGCGCGCGGCCTCGCTGGAGGCGCCGTGGCCGACGGTGGCGGCCACCAGCTCGACGGCACCGGCGTTGACCAGGTCGCGCATCACCTCGTCGGAGATGCCCCATTCCTCCTGAATCCGCTTGCGCGCCAACCACGGCAGCTCGGGGATGGTCTGGCGCAGGCGGTCGACCAGCTCGTCGCTTGGCGCGATCGGCTCAAGGTCGGGCTCCGG
Above is a window of Mycolicibacterium boenickei DNA encoding:
- the serA gene encoding phosphoglycerate dehydrogenase, coding for MSLPVVLIADKLAESTVAALGDQVEVRWVDGPDREKLLAAVPEADALLVRSATTVDAEVIAAAPKLKIVARAGVGLDNVDVDAATARGVLVVNAPTSNIHSAAEHALALLLATARQIPAADATLREHTWKRSSFSGVEIFDKTVGVVGLGRIGQLVAQRLAAFGAHIVAYDPYVSQARAAQLGIELLPLDELLGRADFISVHLPKTKETAGLLGKENLAKTKPGVIIVNAARGGLIDEQALADAITSGHVRAAGLDVFSTEPCTDSPLFELPQVVVTPHLGASTAEAQDRAGTDVAASVKLALAGEFVPDAVNVGGGAVGEEVAPWLDLVRKLGLLAGALSDAAPVSLTVQARGELASEDVEILRLSALRGLFSAVVDEQVTFVNAPTLAADRGVASEISTATESPNHRSVVDVRVVHADGSALNVAGTLSGPQLVEKIVQINGRNFDLRAEGYNLIVHYNDQPGALGKIGTLLGGANVNILAAQLSQDVDGDSAIVMLRLDTDVPEDVRSAISAAVDATTLEVVDLS
- a CDS encoding PH domain-containing protein; the protein is MAHLAVGFLTLGLLTLVLSNPTVFSVLLVIPIALSAAIIRYRTTADTDTVTARSLTRSRTVQWGDIKGLRFDRSSWAIADLNDGTDLRLPAVTFATLPLLTEVSGGRVPNPYA
- a CDS encoding acetolactate synthase large subunit, translating into MSAPTTRPPARSGTAPANGAAKAKSESGQPNRVAPVQLTGAQAVVRSLEELGVDVVFGIPGGAVLPVYDPLFDSQKLRHVLVRHEQGAGHAASGYAHATGKVGVMMATSGPGATNLITPLADAQMDSIPVVAITGQVGRSLIGTDAFQEADITGMTMPITKHNFLVRNGDDIAQVMAEAFHIARSGRPGAVLVDVPKDILQGQCTFSWPPQMDLPGYKPNTKPHSRQVREAAKLIAAAHKPVLYVGGGVIRGEASAELLELAELTGIPVVTTLMARGAFPDSHPQHLGMPGMHGTVAAVGALQKSDLLIALGTRFDDRVTGQLSSFAPEAKVIHADIDPAEIGKNRHADVPIVGDVKAVITDLIEVLRRDGTTSAALKLDSWWEYLSGLKSTYPLSYGPQSDGSLSPEYVIEKLGQIAGPEAVYVAGVGQHQMWAAQFVKYENPKTWLNSGGLGTMGFAVPAAMGAKFARPEAEVWAIDGDGCFQMTNQELATCAIEGAPIKVALINNGNLGMVRQWQTLFYDQRYSQTDLATHSRRIPDFVKLAEALGCVGLRCERAEDVEDVINQARAINDRPVVIDFIVGADAQVWPMVAAGTSNDEIMAARDIRPLFDENDAEGHA
- a CDS encoding DoxX family protein; the encoded protein is MTSHSQDPQAWQRPGYSDDSARPAGASLVDPEDDLPSATYGGDFETTAIPRYDSKSGDQSAFSLVGDPEPLPYVQPGGPAPIGPFSAEPAEIERDEFVDDRIRAAGRRGTQDLGLLILRVALGGLMIIHGLQKAFGWWGGPGLDGFNTQLGEMGFKNADILTYAATGGQIAAGVLLVLGLFTPIAAAGALAYLINGVLATAMAAHEQARLSEVITDGTEYRFIVVVAAAAIILTGPGRYGFDAGRGWARRPFVGSFVALLLGVAGGIAIWVLLNGGNPLG
- the ilvC gene encoding ketol-acid reductoisomerase, which gives rise to MAVEMFYDADADLSIIQGRKVAVIGYGSQGHAHSLSLRDSGVQVKVGLKEGSKSRVKVEEQGLEVDTPAEVAKWADVIMVLAPDTAQAEIFKNDIEPNLEDGNALFFGHGLNIHFGLIKAPANVTVGMVAPKGPGHLVRRQFVDGKGVPCLIAVDQDPKGEGQALALSYAAAIGGARAGVIKTTFKEETETDLFGEQAVLCGGTEELVKAGFEVMVEAGYAPEMAYFEVLHELKLIVDLMYEGGIARMNYSVSDTAEFGGYLSGPRVIDADTKKRMKDILTDIQDGTFVKRLVANVEGGNKELEALRKANAEHPIEVTGKKLRDLMSWVDRPITETA
- a CDS encoding phytoene desaturase family protein; protein product: MDVTIVGSGPNGLSAAVICARAGLSVRVIEAQPTPGGGARTLPDPEFPGVGHDICSAVHPLALASPFFAAYDLQARGVELAVPDISYASPLIDRPAAVGYRDIERTCAELESGDSWRRLLGPLAADCDGVVGLILGDKRSVPPSLGAAVRVAPRLLAQGTPLWRTLAGEDARALFSGVAAHTISTMPSLVSGGAGLMLATLGHAVGWPIPIGGSQAIPDALLADLTAHGGELVLGHEVTEPPSGVVIYDTAPTALLAIYGKALPPRYARALSRYTYGPGVAKVDFVLSGEIPWRDPRLAQAPTLHLGGSRAQMALAESEIAAGRHAEWPMVLAALPHIADPTRIDDAGRRPLWTYVHVPNNSTLDLAESVTAIIERFAPGFRDLVVGVRSVPASRMDEHNANLVGGDIGVGGNNMASALLGPTPRFDPWTTPIPKAYLCSSATPPGGGVHGMAGFYAARTVLKREFGITDLPKLAP
- the wrbA gene encoding NAD(P)H:quinone oxidoreductase, with the translated sequence MTQPKVAVIYYSATGHGTHMAQRVTATAEAAGAEVRLRPVAETADPASFAHNPAWTANYEATKDLPSATGDDIVWADAVIFGSPTRFGSVASQLRAFLDSLGGLWSQGKLADKVYAGFTSTNTAHGGQETTLLTLYVTLMHWGGIIVPPGYTEPLKFADGNPYGASLLANHDNINEFDDTTYDALDHLARRVVSVAARLG
- a CDS encoding PQQ-dependent sugar dehydrogenase; translation: MKSRRRMTGVAAVLCAAMLVGSGCARFDAAQSEPFTTEPKMEPGPTTTPPPPPPLPAKPFPKECKATGVMQGCLDSTSGLIMLPDSQSALVGERLTGAVKQVSVKAEPKVKVMIPVDPSGDGGLMDIVLSPTYSQDRLMYAYVSTPTDNRVIRIADGDVPKPILTGIPKGASGNMGSLTFTSKTTLLVQTGDAGDPALAADPGSLAGKVLRIEQPTTVNQAPITTALSGLGAAGAMCVDAADGSLYVTDRTPSADRLQRITKDSKVSTVWTWPDRPGVAGCAALEGTVLVNLVDPKKTVAVRLAPDTGAVTGDPEVVRENVRGHAWALQLSPDGNVWGATVNRTAGDAESFDDVVFPLFPQGGGFPRSNADNT
- a CDS encoding TetR/AcrR family transcriptional regulator — protein: MVRLSRTIVRVPDRPRRRYAPRLPREERREQLLDAAMTVLHDCPLHELRMEAVAEAGGVGKPVLYTAFRTRAELVTALLIREHQQGLSQVLAALPKNLSVTGPTDAYTATVTGFLRCVLENPTRWRLILTVPDSAPRDYRAAVRNARNQILTQVEQMAKAGIAVDPRLAALDAELLGHTLLSFAEMLGRLAVHDPDNYPRERLERYAAAAMTMLAGR
- the ilvN gene encoding acetolactate synthase small subunit, whose amino-acid sequence is MSNTTPTHTLSVLVEDKPGVLARVASLFSRRGYNIQSLAVGATEQKHMSRMTIVVSVEESPLEQITKQLNKLINVIKIVEQEDDNSVSRELALIKVRADATNRGQVIEAVNLFRAKVVDVSTESLTVEATGTPEKLEALLRVLEPYGIREIAQSGMVSVSRGPRGISAVK